In Leptodesmis sichuanensis A121, the following are encoded in one genomic region:
- a CDS encoding AAA family ATPase: MEILSVTLKNFKSHSDRHFVFQPGTNAICGENGAGKTSILEAIAWVLFDYSGDYTKEDLIRNGSGSAQVQIAFVSNRDGRTYEVHRCTTKSYTLYDPQLKERLPYNRIKEEVLPWLRQHLGVSPGTDLSQLFSSTIGVPQGTFAADFLLTKERRKAIFDKILKVEEYQHTWKKLADLEKYAKTQVEDLEKEIARYQADLQELEGLHQKHLEQRQEIEQVQANLQQAQQRLADLQRERDELSSLAARSQQLDLHLTQLQPRLQSQAKHLERLQKDLETAEAAAAICTKNRESYQIVQQADATLRELEQQRSLAETLQRQQRQQEERLSDRHQERTKLTLQLNRLTEAAQEIQHLEPLAQRQMQLETIQQTVSQQLQSFTILRQTLQEREKRLNQLQVRHAQVGQQIQELQALQPAIAEIPDLEQQQHRYQEQLSRIAAATQFETDLRHLWQQSQTAGDRFLAQIQQAKKTVKELQKAVPLWSSALAEILTVLESGQSWQKQMHAALDEILADLTAQTSPETLTHHLQQVQTRLQTARQYQTRYANLDRWLTDQSQLETEMAELQSSLTQLQTQLAEEPVLQDKYAQLAEELTHLDNPRGRLRLRQEELHQEAALKAQMMAVWAACSEIEQAIAQLNQQLSEFGHLSEQIQTQQALRAAHREAYEIYVKNREVANSRKQKHQQVQDAIAELQALEQQQQDLSAERDRLRQTFDPDYFQTVQQAYQETKDQTIALSARLPDMLKYLEELEQQLLRLAALQAKLTEAQTQLEQKRKTERFIKFARKAYKEAGPRITERYIQTISREADKLFRELLNRSNVSLQWTRDYEILIQESAHQRRFVNLSGGEQMCAALAVRLALLKVLADIDIAFFDEPTTNMDRARREHLAEAIANIKTFRQLFVISHDDTFEKITENIIVVEREG; this comes from the coding sequence ATGGAAATTCTCTCGGTTACGCTGAAGAACTTCAAATCCCACAGCGATCGCCACTTTGTCTTTCAACCGGGTACAAATGCGATCTGTGGCGAGAATGGAGCGGGCAAGACCAGTATTCTGGAAGCGATCGCCTGGGTCTTATTTGACTATTCTGGCGATTACACCAAAGAGGATTTAATTCGCAACGGATCCGGCAGTGCCCAGGTGCAAATTGCCTTTGTTTCCAATCGGGATGGGCGCACCTATGAAGTTCATCGCTGTACTACCAAAAGTTATACGCTATACGATCCGCAGCTTAAGGAACGCCTGCCCTACAACCGAATTAAAGAGGAAGTACTGCCCTGGTTGCGGCAACATTTGGGGGTTTCACCAGGAACGGATTTAAGTCAGCTTTTTTCCAGCACGATCGGTGTCCCTCAGGGTACTTTTGCCGCTGATTTTCTGCTGACGAAGGAGCGGCGCAAAGCCATTTTCGACAAAATCCTGAAAGTTGAAGAATATCAGCACACCTGGAAAAAATTGGCAGACCTGGAAAAGTATGCCAAGACACAGGTGGAGGATTTGGAAAAAGAGATTGCCCGGTATCAGGCTGACCTGCAGGAACTAGAAGGGCTGCATCAAAAGCATCTGGAACAGCGGCAGGAGATTGAACAGGTGCAGGCTAATTTGCAACAGGCCCAGCAACGATTAGCCGACCTGCAACGGGAACGGGACGAATTGAGTAGTTTGGCGGCTCGATCGCAACAACTCGACCTGCACCTCACCCAACTCCAACCTCGTCTGCAAAGCCAAGCCAAACACTTAGAGCGATTACAGAAAGATCTGGAAACGGCAGAAGCTGCCGCTGCTATTTGTACCAAAAATCGGGAATCTTACCAGATTGTGCAGCAGGCTGATGCCACCCTGCGGGAACTGGAACAACAGCGTAGTCTTGCCGAGACATTGCAACGCCAACAGCGGCAGCAGGAAGAACGATTGAGTGATCGCCACCAGGAACGCACCAAATTGACGCTGCAATTGAACCGTTTAACGGAGGCGGCTCAGGAGATTCAGCACTTAGAACCGCTGGCTCAGCGGCAAATGCAACTGGAGACGATTCAGCAAACTGTTAGTCAGCAGTTACAGAGTTTCACTATCTTGCGGCAAACACTGCAAGAACGAGAAAAACGGCTGAACCAACTGCAGGTTCGCCATGCTCAAGTTGGGCAGCAGATTCAAGAATTGCAAGCGTTGCAACCTGCGATCGCAGAAATTCCTGACCTGGAACAGCAACAGCACCGCTATCAGGAACAACTCAGCCGAATTGCCGCCGCGACTCAGTTTGAAACCGATCTGCGGCATCTCTGGCAGCAATCCCAGACCGCAGGCGATCGCTTCCTGGCCCAGATCCAACAGGCCAAAAAAACCGTCAAAGAATTACAAAAGGCTGTTCCCTTATGGAGTTCAGCGCTGGCAGAAATTCTCACGGTTCTGGAGAGTGGGCAATCCTGGCAAAAACAGATGCACGCTGCACTGGACGAGATTCTGGCTGATTTAACCGCACAAACTTCTCCCGAAACCCTGACTCATCACTTACAACAGGTGCAGACTCGACTGCAAACGGCGCGTCAATATCAGACCAGGTATGCCAACCTCGATCGTTGGCTGACGGATCAGAGTCAGCTTGAGACGGAAATGGCTGAATTGCAGAGCAGTCTGACCCAATTGCAAACCCAACTAGCAGAAGAGCCTGTTTTACAAGATAAGTACGCTCAATTGGCCGAAGAATTAACACACCTGGACAATCCCAGGGGACGACTGCGGTTGCGCCAGGAAGAGTTACACCAGGAAGCGGCATTGAAAGCTCAGATGATGGCAGTTTGGGCCGCCTGTAGCGAGATTGAACAGGCGATCGCTCAACTGAATCAACAATTATCTGAATTCGGCCACCTTTCTGAGCAAATTCAAACCCAGCAGGCTTTACGAGCCGCCCATCGAGAGGCTTACGAAATTTACGTCAAAAATCGAGAAGTTGCCAATTCTCGCAAGCAAAAACACCAGCAAGTGCAGGACGCGATCGCCGAGTTGCAGGCATTAGAGCAGCAACAGCAGGATTTAAGTGCCGAACGCGATCGCTTGCGTCAGACTTTTGACCCGGACTACTTCCAAACCGTGCAACAGGCTTACCAGGAAACTAAAGATCAAACCATTGCGCTGAGTGCCCGACTGCCGGATATGCTGAAATACCTGGAGGAACTGGAACAGCAACTCCTGCGATTAGCTGCCCTGCAAGCAAAACTCACCGAGGCTCAGACCCAGCTAGAGCAAAAACGCAAAACCGAGCGATTTATTAAATTCGCCCGCAAAGCCTACAAAGAAGCTGGCCCCCGGATTACGGAACGCTACATCCAGACTATTTCACGGGAAGCCGATAAACTCTTCCGGGAGTTGCTCAACCGCTCTAATGTTAGTCTGCAATGGACGCGGGATTACGAGATCCTGATTCAGGAAAGCGCCCACCAACGGCGATTTGTAAATCTCTCTGGCGGGGAGCAAATGTGCGCCGCTTTAGCCGTGCGCCTCGCCCTGCTGAAAGTGCTGGCCGACATTGATATCGCCTTTTTCGACGAACCCACCACCAATATGGACAGAGCACGACGAGAACATCTGGCCGAAGCGATCGCCAATATCAAAACCTTCCGTCAACTGTTTGTAATCAGCCATGACGACACATTTGAGAAAATCACAGAAAATATTATCGTGGTCGAGCGAGAAGGATAG
- a CDS encoding late competence development ComFB family protein: protein MSIEKIVEQALQDGYLTPAMEAEVGRICDTASELSIEEYMALDRLMGALLTGEVVAVPRKQFINVMEELVLTEAIARVAEIEATSDRTLDLGDIAAYALNRLPPLYATTEEGANYQRQRAKEDLQALIAQQVGEAIARNLDRPEFFPERQAIGKSSGDEILTQVSALLQAYAPNYEQGAPAG, encoded by the coding sequence ATGAGCATCGAAAAGATTGTGGAACAGGCTCTGCAGGACGGGTATCTGACCCCAGCAATGGAGGCAGAGGTGGGACGCATCTGTGATACCGCCTCGGAGTTGTCGATCGAAGAGTATATGGCCCTCGATCGACTCATGGGTGCCCTGTTAACGGGGGAAGTGGTGGCCGTTCCCCGGAAGCAGTTCATTAACGTGATGGAAGAACTGGTCTTAACGGAGGCCATTGCCCGCGTTGCCGAAATTGAAGCCACCAGCGATCGCACCCTGGATCTGGGCGACATTGCGGCCTATGCCCTGAATCGCCTCCCCCCCCTGTATGCCACGACGGAAGAAGGGGCCAACTATCAACGACAACGAGCCAAAGAGGACTTGCAAGCTCTGATTGCTCAACAAGTAGGCGAAGCGATCGCCCGTAACCTGGATCGGCCCGAATTCTTCCCAGAACGGCAGGCGATCGGCAAGAGTTCTGGCGACGAAATCCTGACCCAGGTAAGTGCTCTGTTGCAAGCCTATGCACCCAACTATGAACAAGGGGCACCAGCAGGTTGA
- the rpsO gene encoding 30S ribosomal protein S15, whose protein sequence is MALLQQRKQELISEYQIHETDTGSADVQVAMLTERINRLSEHLRGNKKDHSSRMGLLKMIGQRKRLLAYIQKQDRDRYKALIGRLGIRG, encoded by the coding sequence ATGGCTCTGCTGCAACAGCGCAAACAAGAACTGATTTCGGAATACCAAATCCACGAAACGGATACTGGATCCGCCGATGTACAAGTTGCGATGCTGACCGAACGCATCAACCGCCTCAGTGAACACCTGAGAGGCAACAAAAAAGACCACTCCTCTCGCATGGGCTTGCTGAAGATGATCGGTCAACGCAAGCGCTTGCTGGCCTATATCCAGAAGCAAGACCGCGATCGCTACAAAGCTTTGATCGGTAGATTGGGAATTCGCGGTTAA
- a CDS encoding cytochrome P450 yields the protein MTLPPTYNAPPFLQIARWILEPLEFMRSCQHRYGDCFRAEFGAGRHFYFLSDPKVIEQVLTANPANFDSGRANWILRPTVGDNSLLLLDGDRHQRHRQLLMPPFHGERMKAYGELICRLTEQVASQWPLNQPFATRPEIQKISLSIILQAVFGLTEGPRCDRLRSLMDALLKLTTSRFGFVMAFFPILQRDYGAWSPGRRFNQVMHQIDEELYAEIRERRHAFDPTRSDILTLLLAARDETGQPMTDVELRDELMTLLLAGHETTATAITWAIYWIHYLPAVKAKLLTELASLEKQPDLGAIVRLPYLNAICYETLRIYPIALITLPRILKVPMEIGGYQFEPESLLAPCIYLVHQRPDLYPEPTTFRPERFLERQFSPYEYFPFGGSNRRCIGAAFALYEMKLVLATLLTRYELTLAETKPVVPIRRGVTTAPKGGVKLIAKGQHSAVSTPIASLCQT from the coding sequence ATGACTCTTCCTCCCACATACAACGCCCCTCCCTTCCTGCAAATCGCCCGGTGGATTCTGGAACCGTTGGAGTTCATGAGATCCTGTCAACATCGATATGGAGACTGCTTCAGGGCAGAATTTGGTGCTGGTCGCCATTTTTATTTCTTGAGTGATCCAAAAGTGATCGAGCAGGTGCTCACCGCCAATCCGGCTAATTTCGATTCAGGACGGGCCAACTGGATTCTACGCCCAACCGTGGGAGATAACTCCTTACTCTTGCTGGACGGAGATCGCCACCAGCGCCATCGCCAGTTGCTCATGCCACCCTTCCACGGAGAGCGGATGAAGGCGTATGGGGAATTGATCTGCCGTCTGACGGAACAAGTTGCAAGCCAATGGCCGCTCAATCAGCCCTTTGCCACTCGTCCTGAGATACAAAAGATTTCTCTCAGTATCATCTTGCAGGCCGTATTTGGGTTAACAGAAGGGCCGCGCTGCGATCGCCTGCGGAGTTTAATGGATGCCTTATTGAAGTTAACAACCTCCCGATTTGGATTTGTAATGGCTTTTTTCCCCATCCTCCAGCGAGACTATGGAGCCTGGAGTCCTGGCCGCCGATTTAATCAAGTGATGCATCAAATTGATGAGGAGCTTTATGCTGAAATTCGAGAACGGCGGCACGCATTTGATCCCACTCGTAGTGATATTCTGACCCTGCTCCTGGCGGCACGGGATGAAACCGGACAACCAATGACCGATGTGGAACTCCGGGATGAACTGATGACCCTACTACTGGCCGGACATGAAACGACCGCTACAGCCATCACCTGGGCCATCTACTGGATTCATTACTTACCTGCCGTAAAAGCCAAACTGCTGACAGAATTAGCGTCGCTGGAAAAACAGCCGGATCTGGGGGCGATCGTGCGTCTGCCCTACCTTAATGCCATCTGTTACGAAACCCTGCGAATTTACCCGATCGCTCTGATTACCCTGCCTCGCATTCTCAAAGTGCCAATGGAGATTGGTGGATATCAGTTTGAGCCAGAGTCGCTCCTGGCTCCCTGTATTTATCTGGTACATCAGCGTCCAGATCTGTATCCAGAACCCACAACCTTTAGGCCGGAACGCTTCCTGGAACGGCAATTCTCGCCCTACGAGTACTTTCCCTTCGGTGGTAGCAATCGTCGCTGTATTGGGGCCGCATTTGCCTTATATGAAATGAAGTTGGTGCTGGCCACGCTGCTAACTCGCTATGAGTTGACCCTGGCGGAAACCAAACCCGTCGTTCCGATTCGAAGAGGAGTGACCACGGCTCCCAAAGGTGGGGTAAAACTGATTGCGAAAGGCCAGCACTCTGCTGTCAGTACCCCAATTGCATCCTTATGTCAGACCTGA
- a CDS encoding PAM68 family protein yields the protein MASDSRQAKGNSKQGNSPKSDTKGFSKDSTPEQKSRLPFEPAQNRKKAPKKAAPAAASSQNNAGQSAKPDGSQGKGAAAEKGVTRKAATGIPEVITKRMTRRMAFFCGIPTTMGMLTFVVSYIIVSQHLFKLPTVAVFLVSLGCFGLGVLGLSYGALSASWDEDRLGSWLGWGEFRVNFGRTVESWRTAKQKN from the coding sequence ATGGCATCGGACTCCCGGCAGGCTAAAGGCAACAGCAAGCAAGGCAATAGCCCCAAAAGTGATACCAAAGGCTTTTCCAAGGACAGTACTCCTGAGCAGAAGTCTCGGCTGCCCTTTGAGCCTGCCCAGAATCGCAAAAAAGCTCCCAAAAAAGCCGCTCCAGCAGCGGCTTCCAGCCAAAATAATGCTGGACAATCAGCCAAGCCGGATGGCTCTCAGGGGAAAGGTGCGGCGGCTGAGAAAGGTGTCACTCGGAAAGCGGCAACGGGTATTCCTGAAGTCATCACCAAACGGATGACCCGCCGTATGGCCTTCTTTTGTGGCATCCCTACAACAATGGGAATGTTGACGTTTGTGGTGAGCTACATCATCGTCAGCCAGCATCTCTTTAAGTTGCCGACGGTCGCTGTCTTTCTGGTCAGTCTGGGTTGTTTTGGGCTGGGAGTTTTGGGCCTCAGCTACGGTGCCCTATCTGCCTCCTGGGATGAAGATCGCCTGGGAAGTTGGCTGGGCTGGGGCGAGTTTCGCGTCAATTTTGGTCGGACTGTGGAATCCTGGCGCACTGCCAAACAGAAAAATTAA
- the aroF gene encoding 3-deoxy-7-phosphoheptulonate synthase codes for MIVVMKVGSPEAEVTRLTEEFASWGLSPEKIVGKHKVVIGLVGETVDLDPLQIQEASPWIEEVLRVEKPYKRASREYRHGEPSEVIVPTPNGPVYFGEHHSIVVVAGPCSVENEAMIVETAQRVKAAGAKFLRGGAFKPRTSPYAFQGHGESALGLLARARQESGLGIITELMDAADLEPLAEVADVIQIGARNMQNFSLLKKVGAQDKPILLKRGMSATIEEWLMAAEYILAAGNPNVILCERGIRTFDSKYTRNTLDLAAIPVLRQLTHLPIMIDPSHGTGKWEYVPSMAAASIAAGADSLMIEVHPNPKKALSDGPQSLTPDRFDLLMQELAVIGNAMGRWATEPAMTPV; via the coding sequence ATGATTGTAGTCATGAAAGTGGGTTCGCCCGAAGCTGAAGTGACTCGTCTGACGGAAGAGTTTGCCAGTTGGGGGCTTAGCCCGGAAAAGATTGTTGGCAAGCATAAGGTCGTGATTGGTCTGGTTGGGGAAACGGTTGACTTAGATCCGCTGCAGATTCAGGAAGCCAGTCCCTGGATTGAAGAAGTACTGCGGGTTGAGAAGCCTTACAAGCGGGCCAGCCGGGAGTATCGGCATGGGGAACCCAGTGAGGTTATAGTTCCCACCCCCAATGGCCCCGTCTACTTTGGTGAACATCACTCGATCGTGGTTGTGGCAGGCCCTTGTTCGGTGGAAAACGAGGCCATGATTGTGGAAACGGCTCAACGGGTGAAAGCAGCAGGAGCAAAGTTTCTCCGGGGAGGAGCTTTTAAGCCGCGCACCTCTCCCTATGCATTTCAGGGACATGGAGAAAGTGCCCTGGGTCTGCTGGCAAGAGCGCGGCAAGAGAGTGGCCTGGGGATCATTACAGAACTAATGGATGCTGCCGACCTGGAGCCGCTGGCAGAAGTGGCGGATGTGATTCAGATTGGTGCCCGGAATATGCAGAATTTTTCCCTGCTGAAAAAAGTCGGCGCACAGGACAAACCCATTCTGTTGAAGCGGGGGATGTCAGCCACGATCGAAGAATGGCTAATGGCCGCAGAGTACATCCTGGCCGCAGGCAACCCGAATGTAATTCTCTGTGAGCGAGGAATTCGTACCTTCGATAGCAAGTACACTCGTAACACCCTGGATCTGGCGGCGATTCCGGTGCTTCGCCAGTTGACTCACCTGCCGATCATGATTGATCCCAGCCACGGAACCGGCAAATGGGAATACGTACCCTCGATGGCCGCCGCCTCTATTGCCGCAGGTGCCGACTCTTTGATGATTGAGGTTCATCCCAATCCCAAAAAAGCCCTATCGGATGGGCCGCAGTCCCTCACACCCGATCGCTTCGATCTGCTGATGCAAGAATTAGCGGTAATCGGCAATGCAATGGGCCGCTGGGCAACTGAACCCGCCATGACTCCGGTCTAA
- the ruvA gene encoding Holliday junction branch migration protein RuvA: MIGYLKGTIASIQKHGNRVVLTLDVNQVGYDVQIVPRLLMQLPALGELVQIFTHLQLREDQMTLFGFGTAAERDLFRQLVSVSGIGPQLAVALLDTLGLQDLVQAIVAGNTRALAKTPGVGSKTAERIALELRSKLAEWRQQAGVIPVPAAGPALSIQEDVEMTLLALGYTNSEIAQALEAVGQSTALSKREDPEEWIREAIAWLSR; the protein is encoded by the coding sequence ATGATTGGGTATCTGAAGGGGACGATCGCCAGCATTCAGAAGCATGGGAATCGGGTGGTGCTGACGCTGGATGTGAATCAGGTGGGGTACGATGTGCAGATCGTGCCGCGCTTGTTGATGCAGTTGCCTGCGCTGGGGGAGTTGGTGCAGATCTTTACTCATCTGCAATTGCGGGAAGATCAAATGACGTTGTTCGGCTTTGGGACGGCGGCAGAGCGGGATTTATTCCGGCAGTTGGTGAGTGTCAGTGGGATTGGGCCGCAACTGGCGGTGGCGTTGCTGGATACCCTGGGGTTGCAGGATCTGGTGCAGGCGATCGTCGCAGGCAATACCCGCGCTCTGGCCAAAACGCCAGGAGTGGGCAGCAAAACAGCAGAACGAATTGCGCTGGAATTGCGATCGAAGCTGGCAGAATGGCGACAGCAGGCTGGGGTAATTCCGGTTCCAGCCGCAGGGCCAGCGTTGAGTATTCAGGAAGATGTAGAAATGACATTGCTGGCACTGGGCTATACCAACAGTGAGATTGCTCAAGCCCTGGAGGCCGTGGGTCAGAGTACGGCCCTCTCAAAGCGGGAGGATCCGGAGGAGTGGATTCGGGAGGCGATCGCCTGGTTGAGTCGATAA
- a CDS encoding M23 family metallopeptidase, with the protein MTFQILSPVVGLTIALAPLAPVLALQVNVTPTNPKLGDTLRLTVQYDNPTISTAPQVSINQQTVQTFPVGSNQFRALVPTTPLDKPGPLTIQVTGGGETKEVTVKLGDRKFPTQSIWLSGKGSDGTDYEFDQVEAFKKLVTPEKLWRGPFVRPNRGPLTSGYGIRRYYNGVFAKDYYHRGVDYAGATGSPVVAAAPGRVALIGRVAQGFKLHGNTIGIDHGQGVTTIYLHLSQIKVKEGDFVQAGQVIGAVGATGGVTGPHLHWGLYVNGLSVDPAPWLNKGFE; encoded by the coding sequence ATGACCTTTCAGATTTTGTCTCCTGTTGTAGGACTGACGATCGCTCTAGCTCCTCTGGCTCCTGTGCTGGCGCTTCAGGTCAACGTTACGCCGACGAACCCTAAGTTGGGGGATACCTTACGACTGACGGTTCAGTACGATAATCCAACTATCAGTACGGCTCCCCAAGTTTCCATCAATCAACAAACTGTGCAAACATTTCCGGTTGGGAGTAATCAATTTCGCGCCCTGGTGCCCACAACTCCCCTGGACAAGCCCGGCCCATTAACAATTCAGGTGACTGGAGGCGGTGAGACTAAAGAGGTGACGGTGAAGCTGGGCGATCGCAAGTTTCCCACTCAATCCATCTGGCTTTCTGGCAAGGGCAGTGATGGGACAGATTATGAGTTTGACCAGGTAGAGGCGTTCAAAAAACTGGTGACACCGGAGAAATTGTGGCGCGGCCCGTTTGTTCGTCCCAATCGGGGGCCACTGACATCGGGGTATGGCATTCGTCGCTACTATAATGGAGTGTTCGCCAAGGATTATTACCATCGGGGTGTGGACTATGCCGGAGCTACCGGATCTCCTGTAGTGGCTGCGGCTCCTGGCAGGGTGGCTTTGATTGGCCGAGTTGCACAAGGATTTAAGCTACATGGCAATACGATCGGCATCGACCATGGTCAGGGTGTAACGACCATTTACCTGCACCTCAGCCAGATTAAGGTAAAGGAGGGGGATTTTGTCCAGGCGGGACAGGTAATCGGGGCAGTGGGAGCCACCGGAGGAGTCACCGGGCCGCATTTACATTGGGGACTCTATGTGAACGGATTGTCGGTTGATCCCGCTCCCTGGCTGAATAAAGGATTTGAGTGA
- a CDS encoding L,D-transpeptidase has translation MPVQVKDELIPRSLMLLCLGTAVSLAIVQWGGVIPRSSRQPVGIVRADHQSVTVTTPPSPPPMASPQPVSTTVPESGMRLVVKLSDRHVYLYKDNKALNQYPLAVGQDGWETPTGIHQVLDKEQNPAWIHPITGVETPPGPDNPLGKAWIGFWTDGKTEIGFHGTNQEELIGQAVSHGCLRMRNEDIEDLYAQVDVGTPVIVEP, from the coding sequence ATGCCCGTTCAGGTCAAAGATGAGTTGATTCCTCGCAGTCTGATGTTGCTGTGTCTGGGAACGGCAGTTTCGCTAGCGATCGTCCAGTGGGGTGGGGTGATTCCTCGTTCCAGTCGCCAACCTGTGGGAATTGTACGGGCAGACCATCAATCTGTGACTGTCACAACCCCCCCCTCCCCTCCCCCGATGGCATCTCCCCAACCCGTCAGCACGACAGTTCCTGAATCGGGAATGCGGTTAGTGGTGAAGTTGAGCGATCGTCACGTCTATCTGTACAAAGACAATAAAGCTCTGAACCAGTATCCGTTAGCGGTGGGTCAGGATGGTTGGGAAACACCCACCGGAATTCATCAGGTTTTAGATAAGGAGCAGAACCCAGCCTGGATTCACCCGATTACGGGAGTGGAAACCCCACCAGGGCCAGATAACCCTCTGGGAAAAGCCTGGATTGGCTTCTGGACAGATGGCAAAACTGAAATAGGCTTCCATGGTACCAACCAGGAAGAACTCATTGGTCAGGCTGTTTCCCACGGTTGCCTGCGAATGCGAAATGAGGATATTGAAGATTTATATGCCCAGGTCGATGTGGGAACTCCGGTGATTGTAGAACCGTGA
- a CDS encoding transglycosylase domain-containing protein — protein MSSNTLRQKRQTSDQDPLLHFAGAVGKVTGGTLLGMTMLISSVFAGGLVGLAISFRNLPDVRVLRSYAPTETTHIYDIKGKLIASLHGEANREVVPLDKISPHLKRAVIAIEDSHFYQHHGVNPGAVVRALRANWSEGRTVEGGSTLTMQLVKNLFLNPKQAFSRKLAESVLSMRVEQIFTKDQILEMYLNQVYWGHNTYGAETAAQSYFGKSAADLTLAESTMMAGLIQAPENLSPFVNLKAAKQRQQEVLNRMVDLKWITASEASEALKQPIKFGKITSFQTSQIPYLTEATVQELTRKFGRDAVLKGGMRVQTTIDTKFQRMAEDVVKAGHESLLAQGVYADQMALVAVDPRTHFVKAMVGGVDYRKSQYNRAIQALRQPGSAFKPFVYYAAFASGKYSPDSTVDDSPVGYPDGYEMYYPQNYDGSFSGPISIRHALAVSRNVPAVKLGQEVGLNKVIDICRTLGIRSPIEPVVSLPLGAVDLTPLEMAGAFATFASNGWYSETTFIVQVTDSSGNVLLDNTPKPQLVLDPWAAAALNSTLQSVIESGTATSAALDRPAAGKTGTTSSERDIWFVGYVPQLATAVWVGNDDYSPIGYGATGGTYVAPIWRNFMQRALQGVPVENFRPASDFPRPQ, from the coding sequence GTGTCCTCTAACACCCTTCGGCAAAAACGCCAAACCTCTGATCAAGACCCCCTGCTTCACTTTGCGGGAGCCGTTGGCAAAGTCACTGGGGGAACCTTGCTGGGAATGACCATGCTCATCAGTTCAGTGTTTGCAGGCGGACTGGTTGGTTTAGCCATCAGCTTCCGCAATCTGCCCGATGTGCGCGTTCTCCGCAGCTATGCCCCTACAGAAACGACCCACATTTACGACATTAAGGGAAAGCTAATTGCCAGTTTGCATGGAGAAGCAAACCGTGAAGTAGTTCCGCTAGATAAGATTTCTCCCCATTTGAAGCGAGCCGTGATCGCCATTGAGGACAGCCATTTTTATCAGCATCATGGAGTCAACCCAGGAGCAGTAGTGCGGGCGTTGCGTGCTAACTGGTCGGAAGGACGAACGGTGGAAGGGGGTTCCACCCTGACCATGCAATTGGTGAAAAACCTGTTCCTCAACCCGAAACAAGCCTTTAGCCGCAAATTGGCTGAGTCTGTATTGTCAATGCGGGTGGAGCAGATTTTTACTAAAGATCAGATTCTGGAAATGTACTTGAATCAGGTCTACTGGGGCCACAACACTTACGGGGCTGAAACGGCTGCCCAAAGCTACTTTGGTAAATCTGCCGCCGATTTAACCCTGGCTGAGTCGACCATGATGGCTGGCCTGATTCAGGCCCCAGAAAACCTCAGTCCGTTTGTCAACCTGAAGGCGGCGAAGCAGCGGCAACAGGAAGTGCTCAATCGCATGGTGGACTTGAAGTGGATCACTGCCAGCGAAGCCAGCGAGGCCCTCAAACAACCCATCAAATTCGGCAAAATTACTTCCTTCCAGACCAGTCAGATTCCCTATCTGACCGAGGCCACAGTGCAGGAACTGACCCGTAAGTTTGGGCGAGATGCCGTCCTCAAGGGAGGGATGCGAGTTCAGACTACCATTGACACCAAGTTTCAGCGCATGGCGGAGGATGTCGTCAAAGCAGGACATGAAAGTTTGCTGGCTCAAGGTGTCTATGCGGATCAGATGGCACTGGTGGCTGTGGATCCGCGCACTCACTTTGTCAAGGCTATGGTGGGTGGGGTGGACTACCGCAAGAGCCAATATAACCGGGCAATTCAGGCACTGCGTCAGCCTGGATCGGCCTTCAAGCCATTTGTCTACTACGCTGCCTTTGCTTCCGGTAAGTACAGCCCTGACTCCACCGTGGATGACAGTCCGGTTGGCTATCCCGATGGCTATGAAATGTACTACCCGCAAAACTATGATGGTTCATTTTCTGGTCCCATCTCGATTCGCCATGCCTTAGCGGTGTCTCGCAACGTCCCCGCTGTCAAGCTGGGACAGGAAGTTGGTTTGAATAAGGTGATTGATATCTGTCGGACATTGGGAATTCGCAGTCCGATCGAACCGGTCGTTTCCTTACCTCTGGGTGCCGTAGACCTGACTCCTCTAGAAATGGCCGGAGCCTTTGCCACCTTTGCCAGCAATGGTTGGTATTCTGAAACCACCTTTATTGTTCAGGTCACAGATAGTTCCGGAAATGTCTTGCTGGACAATACTCCTAAACCTCAGTTAGTTCTAGATCCCTGGGCTGCAGCTGCATTGAACAGTACCTTGCAGAGTGTCATTGAGAGTGGTACGGCGACCTCTGCTGCGCTCGATCGCCCCGCTGCTGGGAAGACTGGCACTACCTCATCGGAGCGGGATATCTGGTTTGTCGGCTATGTCCCTCAACTGGCAACTGCCGTCTGGGTCGGTAATGACGACTACTCTCCGATCGGCTATGGGGCTACAGGCGGAACCTACGTTGCTCCCATCTGGCGCAACTTCATGCAACGGGCCTTACAGGGGGTTCCGGTGGAGAATTTCCGTCCAGCTTCGGATTTCCCTAGACCGCAGTAG